From the Chlorogloeopsis sp. ULAP01 genome, the window TAATAACAGTACCGGAGCGATAGAAATTACAGATCCAGCAGCTACCAAGCGCCAGTCTAGAGAAAATGTACCTGCTAGCTTTGCAACTCCCAAAGGAAGGGTATATAAATTTTCATCTTGAATGACAATTAAAGGCCAAAGAAAGTCACTCCATGAACCAATAAAAACAAAAATTGCCAGGGTAACCAGTGCTGGACGAATTGCTGGCAACATAACATACCACCACAAGCCTAACTCCGAGCAGCCATCCATACGTGCTGCTTCTTCCATCTCTTTGGGAACACTCATAAAAGCCTGCCGCAATAGAAAAATACCAAAGGCAGAAGCTAAACCAGGAAAAATCACGCCCAAATAAGTATTTCTCAAACCTAGCTGGACTGTCAAAATGTATAAAGGAATCATCACAATCTGAAAAGGAATCATGATTGTAGAGATGATCGCAATAAAAATCCAGTCTCTTCCCACAAAAGATAGCCTTGCCAAGGGATAAGCAGCTAAAGCACAAAACAGTAAATTTAAGCCTACAGTTAGCAACGCCACCAGGGTACTATTGAACAGGTACTGTCCAAAAGGATTGGTTTGCCACACCATAACAAAGTTCTCAAAAGTCGGTTGAGCTGGCAATAACTGCGGCGGCGACTGAAAAATATTTTCAGTTGGAGATTTCAACGCCGTACTCACAAGCCAAAGTAGGGGGAAGAGTGTCGCAGCTGCGATCGCTGCCAAAAATCCATACACCCCCAGAATTTTGAACTGTGAATTGCCACTCGAAGAATTCATACTAAACCTCTACAAAAGCTGCGCTCAGTTCACTCATCATAAATCTGTAGCTTATACCAATTTTGGATTGCCAAGTTTGTATCTGGTTGAGTTCTAAAACAGCCGAGACTTGGCTTTTGCACCATATCCTGAACATATTTGTGTTTTTTGTAATATTTTCTTAAGAATTAGATTGATTTTTAGTGTCAAGCTGGTAATCTAATAATTGATAGCAAGTAAAATTAACGACAGGCACACGTTAATACTCCAAAATTACGGACTATGGCTTGTGCCTCCTGCCTGAGTCTAACGCAGTGATACTTTGCTTCCCTAAAACATTCAACAAGAAAGATTATCAAGCGTAACATCAGATTTGCACTGTTCTGATTTTTGTTAAGAGAGTGCTTGTGTAATCATGCAGAATTCTCAACTGCAAGTTTCTTGTAAACACTAGGATGTACGTAGGCAAGTTAGTTCCCTGTGTACGATGTCCACCCTTAATTGTAATTACTCCCATCAATCAATTTTTGCAGATCGCAATTTATCATTTTAATTGCGAGTATGCCATGAATTGCCTTAAGTCTAGCAGCCGTCTGCTAGACTTAATTTTTATTAAATAGCTAATATACTCTTTCTCTTACTCTGCATTTTGTGTGTTTTTACAGCAAATTTTAATTATTTCAACCACAATTTTTCGTAGGGGCGGGTTTTGTTTTAATCTCTAGCTTAAGCCGAAAGGATAACTGCTAAAGCCGCCCTTACAGTATCATGTGGTCTATTAATCTGAAAATAGCTGTAAATTATATATTTTTAAGAAAAAGAGAAAGGCATCACAAGGTATCACTTAGAGTTAATAAATACCTCAATACTATTAACGATAAGTTGTCTTTCTTCATGGCTAAAACCTGCATCACACTCATTTAGTAGCAGTTTATTTCCTGATTTTAATATGAGATTAAATAATAAAAATATACCTACAATATCACTTAATGGATGTTGAGTAATTTGTTTAGAAAACCAAAACCATCTTTGGCGAGTTATAGTTAGGCTATTTACTTCTTTATCGAAAGTATAGGTATTATATGGAACAGCTACTAGTATAAGAAAAGTGAATAAAGTAAAAAAAGACGCCATACCAAAAGAAAATACCAAAAACCCTTCTTGCTCATTTTTCAACTTCAAAGAGTTTTCCAAAGGCTTTTCTAAAAATTGATTAATAGAAGATGCTATATTCTGTAATTTTTTATAGTGATATTTATCTTTACCGGAATACGAAAATGTTTCAAAGGCAGTTGTCCCAATATTTGTAATAAAAAACAATTGGTAATTATCAATATTTTTACCATTTTTATTAATCTCGACTTTATCAATCACCGCATTCTTTAAACCAGAAATTATTTTTCTACTCTTTCTATCAATCAAGTTTATTTCCACTACATCACAAATCACAGTACCTTTATTATGATTTGTTGCTAAATTATAAGTCTGTGCAACAAAACGATTACAACTCAAGGTTGTTGCAAACGGAAATATAAAAATAGCAATTATATTTATAATTGCGATTACAAATGGAAAAGCAGCAAAAAATAAACTAAAAACTCTCAAAAAGACAAATCTAATTTGAAATATAAGTTTCGTAGAAGTTTGTTCAAAATTTTCTACATTTGAACGAACGAAAGGTGGATAGAATATTATCAATACAATGCTGATAAAAATTAAAGTAAAAAACCACGCAATCAATTGAGACGAAGTGCTTTCTTGCATAGATAAAATAGATATGTTTTATTGAATATTTTTTATTAAACGAGTATATCTTTTCTCTAATATGTCTTGCCACCTGCCTTGACCATAAATTTTTTCATACTATCCAAATGCTCAACAGAACCATACAGAACCATATTGATGTTGATTGTATAACTTCTGTGGGAATACTAAGTTTACGAGTATAAAGTTTTGCCTATTCACTAACAGGCGAACCACTTACTCAGAAAAAACGTTTGAGAAAAACAGACTGATGAAGAGGCTTCACTCCAGCAAAGTCAAAGCTTTCCCATTACAGCTTGTTCTTGTTGTTCCATTTGTCTTACAAATCTTTGGAGCAGTGGGTTTAGTCGGCTACCTGTCCTTTAAAAATGGACACAAAGCTGTGAACAACTTGGCAGATCAGTTAATGAATCGAACGAGTAGCATAGTAGATCAACACCTAAATTCCTATTTGTCTATCCCCCATAGGGTGAACCAAATTAATGCTGATGCGATACAGATGGGATTATTGGATGTGCGCGATCGCAAAACCATCGGCAAGTATTTCTGGAAACAGATGCAGGCGTATGACTTGTCTTACATCGGTATTGGACTGACAACAGGTGAAGGGGCTGGAGCAGGACGCTATGACGGTAAAACTGTCACGATCGATGATTGGGGTGCCAAACCTCCAAACAATTGCTACACCTACGCTACTGATGAACAGGGCAATCGTACCCGTGTTATTACTATTTATGATTGGGACAACTTCAGTATGTCCTGGTATACAGAACCTGTCAAAGCAGGTAGAGCTATCTGGTCGCGGATTTACACCTGGAATTATCCCAATCATCCATACATAGTTGCCTCTGCCGGCCGACCCATCTATGATGCACAAAATCGATTGCTGGGGATGGTTGGCGCAGATATCCATCTGTTGAAGCTAAGTGAGTTTTTAAGACGTTTGGATGTCAGCCGCAATGGACAGGTTTTTATTCTGGAGCGGAATGGGATGCTAATAGCCAACTCTAGCACTCAACAACCCTTTACTTTGGTCAAAAATAATATTGAGCGGTTGAAAGCCACAGACAGTTCTGATCCAACAGTTCAGGGCATTGCTAAACAACTCCAGCAATCCTTAAAGGGGTTCCAGTCCATTACTAAACCCAGAAAATTGCAACTGAACTGGCAAGGAGAAACACATTTTGTTTATGTTACCCCTTGGCGTGATCAATATGGACTGGATTGGCTAGTGGTGGTTAGCGTGCCGGAACACGCT encodes:
- a CDS encoding carbohydrate ABC transporter permease, producing MNSSSGNSQFKILGVYGFLAAIAAATLFPLLWLVSTALKSPTENIFQSPPQLLPAQPTFENFVMVWQTNPFGQYLFNSTLVALLTVGLNLLFCALAAYPLARLSFVGRDWIFIAIISTIMIPFQIVMIPLYILTVQLGLRNTYLGVIFPGLASAFGIFLLRQAFMSVPKEMEEAARMDGCSELGLWWYVMLPAIRPALVTLAIFVFIGSWSDFLWPLIVIQDENLYTLPLGVAKLAGTFSLDWRLVAAGSVISIAPVLLLFLFLQRYIVPTETGSGVKG